One Ochotona princeps isolate mOchPri1 chromosome 7, mOchPri1.hap1, whole genome shotgun sequence genomic window carries:
- the LOC118759006 gene encoding iron-sulfur cluster co-chaperone protein HscB-like produces MDNLLLMELAEINEKLAGAQSEAAPKETESIFRDTPEELTEDVSKALEQDDFEKAEGSLTKTRYYSDIGEKIKLKKITL; encoded by the coding sequence ATGGACAACTTGCTTCTCATGGAACTAGCTGAAATCAATGAAAAGCTCGCAGGAGCTCAAAGTGAAGCTGCCCCAAAAGAGACTGAATCCATTTTCAGAGATACACCAGAGGAACTTACTGAGGATGTGAGCAAAGCTCTTGAACAAGATGACTTTGAAAAGGCCGAGGGGAGTTTAACAAAGACAAGGTACTATTCAGATATAGGAGAAAAGATCAAGTTAAAGAAGATTACCCTTTAA